A stretch of Hoplias malabaricus isolate fHopMal1 chromosome 10, fHopMal1.hap1, whole genome shotgun sequence DNA encodes these proteins:
- the ndufa3 gene encoding NADH dehydrogenase [ubiquinone] 1 alpha subcomplex subunit 3 codes for MAGVGRFLRNAWNKEPVVTAACGIGILALIVPLVSPYTKYTGMMNKAIPYNYPVPVRDDGNMPDVPAHPCDPQGANLDWLKNL; via the exons ATGGCCGGCG TTGGAAGGTTTCTGAGAAACGCTTGGAACAAGGAGCCTGTTGTGACAGCCGCCTGTGGAATAGGGATCCTGG CTTTAATTGTGCCACTGGTCAGTCCCTACACCAAGTACACAGGCATGATGAACAAAGCAATCCCATACAATTACCCAG TTCCTGTACGAGATGACGGAAACATGCCAGATGTCCCAGCCCACCCATGTGATCCACAGGGCGCCAATCTGGACTGGCTTAAAAACCTATGA
- the si:dkey-283b15.2 gene encoding neuronal pentraxin-1, with amino-acid sequence MKLNSLQIMSIFGLERERYGWIFPLILCAQILSQCGGSGIPGSEHTEYLSHPRFICTPIPVDADPACFPSGASSGPSGPGMSSHHNGHHSGPSMSGSAWWGMSEEAKATILHLRESLVQQKETILDQRETIRELTAKLTLCQGFGHGLGTHDNDHHHVPPHLAHHTYSHTPDGGHHGYAPDNAHHGIHASETSHYRHHQGKAALGDKHTINELTPSPSSTPEQMGRMLVNLKERLENLQTRNTSTTYSSSLKDLLQRKIAALEQQMLHHSTSLTNSNHHDNDADVGDHHHGDHPDDSVHDDHGDVHEHHGDDHKHHDGEHHDDDHHDDSQHHHDSSYDNVHLDNGEHEDSHLDNDAAGHSYPRMSYHSQGHSGQSKLDEVLNHLTHRLSESGSRKKSKSSGGFQIGFPMRTNYMYGRIKRTLLHEIFALTLCLWIKGAAGPGLGTPFSYSVPGQANELVLIEWGNNPMELLINDLAVTLPLSLSDGKWHHMCVTWSTRDGLWEAYQDGVKRGAGENLSAWHPIRPGGVFILGQEQDTLGGRFDATQAFVGEMSDLQLWSHILTPQDIYSLASCGAYMTGDIFAWAESVVELHGGVTKYPFDPCH; translated from the exons ATGAAGCTCAACTCACTTCAGATCATGTCCATCTTTGGGCTTGAGAGAGAAAGGTATGGATGGATCttccctctcattctctgtgCACAGATCCTTTCACAATGTggtggaagtgggatcccaggCTCAGAGCACACAGAGTATCTGTCACACCCTCGCTTCATCTGCACTCCCATTCCCGTTGATGCCGACCCTGCCTGTTTCCCATCAGGGGCAAGCTCAGGCCCAAGTGGGCCAGGCATGAGTAGCCATCACAACGGACACCACAGTGGGCCGAGCATGAGTGGCAGTGCCTGGTGGGGCATGTCGGAGGAAGCTAAAGCCACAATTTTGCACCTGCGAGAAAGCTTAGTGCAGCAGAAGGAAACCATCCTAGACCAGAGGGAAACCATCCGTGAGTTGACTGCAAAGTTGACCTTATGTCAGGGCTTCGGGCATGGCCTTGGCACTCACGACAATGACCATCACCATGTGCCTCCTCACCTGGCCCATCACACCTACTCGCATACACCTGATGGTGGGCATCATGGCTATGCTCCTGACAATGCTCATCATGGCATTCATGCATCAGAGACCAGCCACTACAGACATCACCAGGGAAAAGCAGCACTGGGTGACAAACACACCATCAACGAGCTGACCCCTTCACCTTCATCAACCCCAGAGCAGATGGGAAGAATGCTTGTGAACCTCAAGGAGAGGCTGGAGAATctgcag ACACGGAATACTTCCACAACCTACTCCAGCTCCCTGAAGGACCTGCTGCAGCGCAAGATTGCTGCTCTAGAGCAGCAGATGCTGCACCACAGCACTTCACTCACCAACAGCAACCATCATGACAATGACGCGGATGTGGGCGATCATCACCATGGCGACCATCCCGATGACAGTGTCCACGACGACCACGGTGATGTTCATGAACACCATGGCgatgatcacaaacaccatgaCGGGGAACATCATGATGACGATCATCATGATGATAGCCAGCACCATCATGACAGCAGCTACGACAATGTTCACCTTGACAACGGAGAGCACGAAGACAGCCACCTCGACAATGATGCTGCAGGACACAGCTACCCGAGAATGTCATACCACTCACAAGGCCACAGTGGGCAGAGCAAGCTGGATGAAGTCCTGAACCACCTCACACACAGGCTCTCTGAGTCAG gctcAAGGAAGAAGAGCAAATCTTCAGGGGGTTTCCAGATTGGCTTTCCTATGCGCACTAACTACATGTACGGACGCATAAAGAGAACACTGCTGCATGAAATCTTTGCCCTGACGCTGTGCCTGTGGATAAAGGGAGCAGCAGGACCAGGCCTTGGAACACCATTCTCTTACTCTGTCCCTGGACAGGCCAATGAACTGGTCCTGATAGAGTGGGGGAACAATCCAATGGAGCTGCTGATCAATGActtg GCTGTAACCTTACCGCTTTCACTGAGTGATGGAAAATGGCACCATATGTGTGTGACATGGTCAACACGTGATGGACTCTGGGAGGCATATCAAGATGGAGTGAAGAGAGGAGCTGGAGAAAATCTCTCAGCCTGGCATCCAATCAGACCTGGAGGTGTGTTCATACTGGGACAGGAACAG GACACGCTTGGCGGCCGGTTTGATGCTACTCAAGCATTTGTGGGTGAGATGTCAGACCTGCAGTTGTGGTCTCACATCCTCACACCCCAAGACATCTACAGCCTGGCCTCCTGTGGAGCTTACATGACCGGTGACATTTTTGCCTGGGCTGAGTCAGTAGTGGAACTGCACGGTGGGGTCACCAAGTACCCTTTTGACCCCTGCCACTGA
- the zgc:158689 gene encoding BAR/IMD domain-containing adapter protein 2, translated as MSRSDEVNKMTENVYKGILEQFNPSLKNFVTMGKQYEKALTGVTVAAKGYFDALVKLGELASDSQGSKELGDTLFQMAEVHRQIQVQLEDVLKLFHSELLSQLEQKLDLDIKYLSATLKKYQNERKSKSESIERCQSQLKKLRRKSQGSRHPNKYGDREMQFVELMSRRQTELDTLVAVGYRSALTEERRRYCFLVDRQCSVTKLLINYHSKVRELLSQKLSSWQQSCSQPTKLPERALNLLRHTAPQGSGAAGIAEVLRHAKLGTTQSGEQRLSIQEVPPLLNGESSSRSQQHQQRGSQSGSSDASSPSLPAPSATSTPQHTSPNGPAQSASNSTSPAQSQSSLQTPPSTVSASLSLIPTSLQGLTPPTNAPNSPPLPHSAPLSRALTPVPFGLQQGITTSPPAFNPLLFKATELCATSTLPLPRRQPSETRTGTFGSSLPRVLPLSPPLRVEALFPHSPSLAEGGAGGERGGGSSLLSFLHGDILNLLISEPRDGWHYGQNERTGRKGWFPFTYTQPFPNTPEHQHIGLPLLSKLNSTSTGHLDRLPPGGEIKQASPDSEDDRSVVAQRISTFRPRPYSMMNPDTTQLSSRLSALQLKDKLAAERSSPPPSPTRTNPFAHIRLRKTVTNDRSAPLIE; from the exons ATGTCACGATCTGACGAGGTCAacaaaatgacagaaaatgTCTACAAG GGTATCCTCGAGCAGTTTAACCCCAGTCTGAAGAACTTTGTCACCATGGGAAAGCAATATGAGAAAGCTCTAACAG GAGTGACCGTTGCAGCTAAGGGCTACTTTGATGCCCTGGTCAAACTGGGGGAACTGGCCAGTGATAGCCAAGGATCCAAAGAACTGG GGGATACATTATTCCAGATGGCTGAAGTGCACAGACAGATCCAAGTGCAGTTAGAagatgtg CTGAAGCTGTTTCACTCTGAGCTTCTCTCTCAGCTCGAGCAGAAGTTGGACCTGGACATCAAATACCTCTCA GCAACATTGAAGAAGTATCAGAATGAGCGCAAGTCAAAGTCGGAGTCTATTGAGCGCTGCCAGTCACAGCTGAAGAAGTTACGCAGGAAAAGCCAAGGCAGTCGCCATCCCAACAAGTACGGAGACCGTGAGATGCAG tttgTAGAATTGATGAGTcgcagacagacagagttgGACACATTGGTTGCTGTGGGTTATCGCTCAGCTCTGACAGAGGAGAGAAGGAGGTACTGCTTCCTGGTTGACCGCCAGTGCTCTGTTACCAAGCTGCTAATCAACTACCACAGCAAG GTGCGAGAACTCCTGTCCCAGAAGTTGTCATCATGGCAACAGTCCTGCTCCCAACCAACCAAACTCCCAGAACGAGCGCTTAATTTGCTTCGGCACACAGCCCCCCAGGGCTCTGGGGCTGCTGGGATAGCAGAGGTTCTCCGACATGCCAAACTGGGCACTACTCAATCTGGGGAGCAG AGGTTATCCATACAGGAAGTCCCTCCTTTGCTGAATGGGGAGTCCAGCAGTCGCTCTCAGCAGCACCAACAGCGTGGGAGTCAGTCTGGCTCATCTGATGccagctctccctctctccctgcaCCATCTGCGACCagcacaccacaacacacctcCCCTAATGGCCCTGCCCAGAGTGCCAGCAACTCCACCAGCCCCGCCCAGTCCCAATCCAGTCTACAAACTCCACCTTCAACtgtttctgcctctctctctctgatcccCACATCTTTGCAAGGTCTGACTCCCCCCACCAATGCACCAAACAGTCCTCCACTTCCCCACAGTGCACCTCTCTCGCGCGCCTTGACTCCCGTGCCCTTTGGTCTCCAGCAAGGCATCACCACCTCTCCACCAGCCTTTAATCCTCTGCTTTTCAAGGCTACTGAGCTCTGTGCCACTTCCACGCTGCCTTTACCAAGGCGACAACCCAGTGAGACCCGAACTGGGACCTTTG GCTCTTCTCTCCCCCGTgtacttcctctctctcctcctcttcgtGTTGAAGCACTGTTCCCCCACTCCCCAAGCTTGGCAGAAGGAGGTGCAGgaggagaaagagggggaggCTCCTCTCTGTTGTCCTTCCTCCATGGAGACATCCTGAATCTGCTAATTAGTGAACCTAGAGACGGCTGGCACTATGGACAGAATGAGAGGACAGGACG GAAAGGCTGGTTTCCCTTCACCTACACACAGCCATTCCCAAACACTCCTGAACACCAACATATTGG CCTCCCTCTGTTGTCTAAGCTGAACAGCACAAGCACAGGGCATTTGGATAGACTGCCCCCTGGTGGTGAGATAAAGCAGGCCAGTCCAGACTCAGAAGATGACAGGAGTGTGGTGGCTCAGCGCATTAGCACCTTCAGGCCACGGCCTTACAGCATGATGAACCCTGATACTACACAGCTCAGTTCCAGACTGTCTGCTCTGCAACTGAAGGACAAA CTGGCTGCTGAGCGATCCTCTCCACCTCCTTCACCCACCAG GACCAATCCATTTGCTCACATTCGGCTGAGGAAGACGGTGACCAATGATCGTTCAGCTCCTCTCATTGAGTAG
- the tfpt gene encoding TCF3 fusion partner, producing MMEDFSGLALPPLFGGHILETELEAAGVELGPGGTEILDNGGPAASQGQEDEENQRELDKKKYQALSKRCKEIEQVNERILGRLHQVQRLTRRLKKERRFLMKTLDTYGDDYRTAQLTIPLEDDCGVVLDSLHGGDDDGSCSSVPHQSTAGPKKKRNRVPKEKERDAQVDSDLSVLPEASFTSFPSPNSLSH from the exons ATGATGGAGGATTTCTCCGGCTTGGCTTTGCCACCACTGTTTGGAGGTCACATTCTGGAGACTGAACTGGAGGCTGCTGGAGTGGAGCTGGGTCCAGGAGGCACTGAAATACTAGACAATGGAGGACCTGCAGCCAGCCAGGGTCAAGAAGATGAGGAGAATCAGAGAGAACTGGACAAGAAAAAATACCAGGCCCTGAGCAAAAGATGCAAAGAGATCGAACAG gtgaatgAAAGGATATTGGGTCGGCTTCACCAGGTTCAAAGATTAACACGCAGactgaagaaagagagaag GTTCCTAATGAAGACTCTAGATACGTATGGAGACGATTACAGGACGGCCCAACTCACCATCCCATTAGAG GATGACTGTGGAGTGGTTTTAGACAGCTTACATGGTGGAGATGATGATGGCTCCTGCTCATCCGTTCCCCACCAATCAACAGCTGGACCCAAGAAAAAGAGGAATCGAGTTCcaaaggagaaggagagagatgcTCAA GTTGACTCTGatctctctgttctcccagAGGCTTCATTCACCAGCTTCCCCAGCCCCAACTCCCTTTCTCACTGa